CCACCGCCGATAAAGTAGTTGCCGATTGGGAAATTCGCGACATTGAAGAATCGGCAGACTGGCAGCCCGAACCGCCCACACCGGCATTTGCCGACCCTGTAACCCCAAACGAATCTCAAACCCATGAAAACAAGGAGACCTCTATGTCGCCCGAAGAACAACTGGCAGCCGAAAAAGCCGCCCGTGAACAAGCCGAAGCTAAGGCAGCCGCTGCGGAAGCAGAGCTGAAACGCTTGCAAGACGAGCAAGACCAAGCCTTGCGTGAAGGTCAACATGATCAGAATGCCGAATTTGCCGAAGCCTTGGTAAAAGAAGGCCGTCTGAAACCCGCTGATAAGGATTTGGTGGTGCAGGTATTGGACTTCGCAGAATACCCCGAACATACCAGCGTCGATTTTGGCGAAGGCAGCACCATTGGCGAAGCGTTGCGCCAATTCTTGCGCAACCTGCCGGAAGTATTGCCAAGCGGCCACTATACCAAAGGGACTACTCCTATAGCTTCCTCCGGACTGCCGGCCGATTTTGCCGAAGCGGCTAATCCTGATGCGCTGAGCCATCACGAACGTGCTGTGGCTTTAGCAGCTAAAGAAGGCATCAGCTACGAAGAAGCGGCACGCCGTACCGCCGTTTAACCCAAAAGCGACGATGTCGTCGCATTTCAATTTGAAAGGATGAACGATGAGTTCACATTTGCGCCGCCTTCGCGGTCAGGTCGATCCAGTTTTAACCAATCTGGCAGTCGGTTATAAAAACGCGGAATTTATTGCCGAGAAAATTTTCCCTCAAGTATTCACTGATAAAGAAGGCGTACAGGTGCCGGTGTTTGGCAAAGGCTCTTTTGTCGAATACGACACAAAGCGTGCCGTCGGTGCGGCGTCTAATGTGATTACGTTGGATGCGCCGAACTATCTGCCGATTGTGTTGGAAGAACACGATTTAGCGGCTGGTGTGGATTACCGTGAGCAAGCGGAATCGCTGTTTAACGAGCAAGCCAAAGCTACCCGTCGCGCTACCAAGGGTGTGCAACTGCGCCAAGAAATCGAAACGGCTGCTTTGCTGCAGGCGAAATCTGCTTATCAGAGTGGTCACACTAAAGATTTGGCGGCCACGAAAAAGTGGAGTGCCGATAATTCAGATCCGTTGGCCGATATTGAAAGTGCACGTGAAACCGTCCGTGCAGCTTGCGGTGTGCGCCCCGGCGTATTGGTAGTAGGTGCCAGCGTGTTGTCTCAACTCAAGCGCAATAAGGCTCTCCTCGCCTCTCTGTCCGCCAATGACCGTAAATCTCTCTTGACTGTCGAGCAGTTGAAAAACCTGCTGGAACTGGATGACATCATTGTCGGTCAGGCTGTTTCATCTGTTGCAACCGGCAAACCCACCAAGGACGTTTGGGGCAAATTTGCCAGCCTGATTGTTCGACCCGATTTGGTTTCAGACGGCAATGACGAAGGCGAACCTGCATTCGGTTATACCTTCCGCCGCCGTGGCATGCCTGTGGTCGACCGTTATGAAGAAGTTGGCGGCAAAGTCGAATACGCCCGTTATACCGATATCCGCAAAGCGGCTGTGGTGGGTAGTGCGTGCGGTTTCTTGTTTGAAAACGCAGTAGATTAATTGACAAGGCCGTCTGAAACGAAAGTAGTAACCAGTCTGTGAAACAGTGGGGAAGTAATTTCAGACAGCCTATGGAGAAAAGATGTTTCAAATTACCAAGGAAGCTTTGGAACAAAAAATAGCCTCAGTTTCGTTTTCGCGTATCGGTGAAACGACCACGGTTTGTTCTCTGACTTTGGATAGCGGCTTCGTCGTAATCGGTCAGTCTGCCTGTATCGATCCAAAGGCATTTAACGAAAGTATCGGCTGCGATCTTGCCCGTGAAAATGCCTTAAACAAGCTTTGGGAGCTTGAGGGTTATCACGTTAAAGAAACTTTATACGCTGCCAAGATGGCACAGGAGTAAAACATGGCACAAACAAAACAAGTAGTTTTGGTAACTACCATTACCGCAACAGGCGCGATTGTGAAAAACCGC
This genomic interval from Neisseria sp. Marseille-Q5346 contains the following:
- a CDS encoding 2-oxoacid:acceptor oxidoreductase is translated as MKKLFEIFKSGTRTDNNGRKVTITDADVAQAAAAYDPKLHEAPLVIGHPKTDAPAYGWVGSLQADGGVLSADFAQMDDDFVSLVQSGRYKKVSASFYPPDSPSNPKPGSWYLRHVGFLGAQPPAVKGLSAINFAEDDEYVEFSEYAHRRTASIFRRLREWLIEQYDAATADKVVADWEIRDIEESADWQPEPPTPAFADPVTPNESQTHENKETSMSPEEQLAAEKAAREQAEAKAAAAEAELKRLQDEQDQALREGQHDQNAEFAEALVKEGRLKPADKDLVVQVLDFAEYPEHTSVDFGEGSTIGEALRQFLRNLPEVLPSGHYTKGTTPIASSGLPADFAEAANPDALSHHERAVALAAKEGISYEEAARRTAV
- a CDS encoding Gp49 family protein, with translation MFQITKEALEQKIASVSFSRIGETTTVCSLTLDSGFVVIGQSACIDPKAFNESIGCDLARENALNKLWELEGYHVKETLYAAKMAQE